Sequence from the Phragmites australis chromosome 6, lpPhrAust1.1, whole genome shotgun sequence genome:
CGGCACATCATCACAGGCTTGCATGAGCCTCGCCAAATTATCATGATCATAAGCACAAGACTACTGAATCTAAACATGCAAAGAGAAAAGAGTGATGATTCGCACGTACCCAAGTCATTCGAAGCATCAGCATTGGCACCATCCACCTGCATTTCCTCCCTATCatccttgtcctcctcctccgcttccTCCGCTGATTCATTCTCCTGGACCTCGTCTTCTCCAACCTCACGGTCGTCACCGCTGTCCTCTGCTCCCACCTCAACTCCGGCACCACCGCCAACCAacccctccacctcctcccctcccgcgcCACCGCCAGCCGCATCCGCAAGAAGCGCCTCCTCGACCCGTATGAGCGCGTCCATGGCACCATACACCTCGGCGTCGAACTCCGCCGGGAGCCCGGCTTTCCTCCGCGCGGCGGCGCCCATCTCCCAGTACCCGCCCCCCGTGCGCACCTCCCACCGCCGCACGGCCCCGTACTCCGTCGTCAGCGCCTCCCACCGCCGcctgcactcgccggccgcccTCTTATTCCCCTGCCCCCGCCGTTTCGCGGACCCCGAGGCGAAGGCCTCGGAGGCGGCGAGGTTCTCTGCGACCATGGCCCACTTCTGGAACGCGGAGACGGAGCGGGACCAGCCGTCGTCCACGGCCGCGACCTCGGCGACGAGCGCGAGCGTCTCGGCGGCCGTCCACTCGGGCGCGCCGCCCGAGCGGGTGCGGCGGGGGCTCGGGGGTGTGGGACCGGGCGGGGGCGAGGGATGGGCTTGCGGAGGCCGGCGTCTGGgtggccgggagggggaggagaaggaggaggctgggGTGGCGGCTGAAGCCGAGGCAGTTGGGTGGTCTTTGGCTGGGGAGTGGAGGGCCGGGAGGGCCTGGACTAGGGGCGGGGGCGGGAGGGTGTTGGAGGACGGGGAGTGGGCTGGGAGAGCCTGGATGACGCACggctggtcggcggcggcgggatccATCGAGTTGGGGGCGGTGCGGGCGGCGAGGCGACACGCGGGGAGAAGGGAGGCGAGTGAGCTCGAGACTCGAGTGGGTGTGGTCACTGTTCTGGTCTGTCGTCGAGTGTGAGACTGTGAGTGCGGCAGTACTGGAAAGGTGATCCCGCCCCGCCGTTGGGAAGAGAAGGAAATGGTAAACTGGCAGAGCATTTTGTGAGGGCAATTTTAGTGTTCGGTTTTTATTACCGTAATATAGATATATAAGAGAAATAAGTGCGGTGAAGATGAAGCTAATGTGAAGATAAATCTTGTTTATATGGAGGAGAATTTTATAAACTAAccgaaaaggaaataaaaaataactctaaggattataaaatatgaaaaattaagaataattttttaaaaaaaatatgttacgAGAAATAAGAGATAATAGTTATAGATAAAACTAGAGATATCCTCATGTGCCACCGCAGCGCAAAGCGACGAGCATCGTGCTGCGGTCCCTTGCCGTGGTAGCATCGTTCGCGAAGCGACGACCGCCGCGGGACTCCCGCCGAGTCGCTTGCCGCCTTGCTGGTGGCTGTGGGGGGCGAGGCCAACCGCTAGCACGTTCCATCGACGCATGGCATGGTCGCGCGGGCCGGTTCTTCTCTTCCCCACCCGTTGCTGCTGCCCCGTCCGGTGCGCGCTCGGCAAATCGCGCCGTGTTCCACCACGTTCGTTCCGACCAGTCTTGGGCACCACCCGCGTCAGCCGTGGCTTGCCACCCCCGACCTACATGGCTCCAAATGCGGCCGGCTGGCGGTGCCAACCGGCCAAATAACAAGCTTCCCTGCCCTACCCACCATTCCCATGATCTCATCGACGGCAGTCGGCGGTGCTGGTTGTAAACAATAATAGAGTAGATTGATTCGAGGAGAAGATGCTCAATCACCAGACGTGGTGTGGCATCGTTTCTTTATATACTTCAAAACAGAATCAGTTGTAGATAGATTTACATATATACGTGATACTCGGTTGGTTAGGAATAGATACAATCTAATCATTCCAAACTAACAATAGCATATTCTATCAGCCTCCCTCAATCTCAACGATCGACAGCATGTTGAGGTTGCGCTTACACTCCTGGAACAAAGGAAGTGACAAtggtttggtgaagatatccgcaAGCTGATCCTTGGAAGAGATAAATCTGATGTGAAGTAACTTCTGAGCAACACGTTCTCGAACAAAGTGATAGTCAACTTCAATATGTTTTTGTACGGGTACGAAAGACTGGATTAGACGATAAGACCGTAGCACCAATATTATCACACCATAGTGTAGGAGGTGAGTTTTGCCGAATACCAAGCTCTTGCATCAAAGCTTCAACCCATATAAGTTCTGCCGTGGCATTAGCAATAGCTTTATATTCAGACTCCGTACTCAAGCGAGAAACAGTAGCTTGCTTCTTGGCACTCCAGGCGATTAAGTTTGAACCATAAAAGATGGCATGTCCCCCGGTTGATCGCCTGTCATCAACGTTCCCAgcccaatcagcatcagaaTAGACCGACAAAGAGCTAGAGATTGACGGTAAAATACGAAGGCCATGGCCAAGAGTGTACTGAACATAGCGAAGGATACGCTTAACAGCAGACCAGTGGACATCTCGAGGAGAATGAAGGTATTGGCAAACCTTGTTAACAGCAAACGACAGATCCAGGCGAGTCAGCGTATAGTACTGTAGACCACCAATAATACTACGATAAGTAGTGGCATCATCCGAACTAAGAGGAACACCATCAGCACTAGACAACTTTTCAGCAGACGCCATTGGAGTAAGAGCCGGCTTACACTTGAGCATACCAGCACGACGGAGAAGATCAAGAGCATATTTGCGTTGAGTAAGACTGAGCCCTGTCTGATACTTAGCTACCTCAATACCAAGAAAATAGTGCAAAACTCCCAGGTCTTTGACAGCAAACTGATCACGAAGACCAAGAATTAATCGATCAATAGCAGTGGAAGAGGAACTAATGACAATAATGTTGTCCACATAAACAAGCAGATAGGTGGTCACTTCTGGCCGACAGCACATGAACAAGGATGAATCAGCTGAGGAGGATTGAAAACCATGAGTAGCAAGAACAGATGCAAGGCGAGCATGCCAAGCCTGAGGAGCCTGCTTTAGACCATAAAGCACTTTAACAAGTCGACAGAGATGCTGTGGCCGGGCAGGGTCTTCAAATCCAGGGGGTTGGCGCATATAAACCTCCTCTTCTAACACGCCATTAAGAAAGGCATTCTGAACATCCAACTGCCGAAGATACCAGCCACGATTAACTGCCAATGAGAGAAGCAAACGAATGGTAATAGGCTTCACAACTGGACTAAAGGTATCTTCATAATCCAGACCATAACGTTGTTTGAAGCCCTTAGCAACAAGGCGAGCCTTGTATCGCTCAATAGAGCCATCTGCATGACGTTTGACTTTGAATACCCATTTGGAGTCAATGATATTCACACCCGGACGAGGAGGGACAATCTGCCAGGTGTTATTACGGATTAAAGCATCATACTCTTGCTCCATAGCCATGCACCAATGAGGGATAGACAGAGCAGCACAGAAGTGACGCGGCTCAGACGTCGGATCGGAGGTTGTCTGTGCCAGGCAGGCAGCAAGCCATGCAATGGTGCCATCCGTGCGGACTTTGGGCACAGAAATCCCACGCATGTGCCAAGTAATCGGCCGCTAAGAATCCCCATCAGAAGCCGGCTCAGCGGTAGGTGATGAAGCGTGAGGCGGAGAAGCAGCCACGTCGTCAGGTGGAGGGGAAGTCGTACAAGGTGGAGAAGCTGGCTCAGCGGGATTGGCTCCAGGCAATGACGCGTCGGGCGGCTCAGCAGAATCAGGTATAGCCGCTCCTACATGATCGGCGTGCGCACCGTGAACAGCGCCATGCAGAGGATCAACGTGATCATGCAAGATAGGCGCACTTGCTGACGTACCATCCGGAAGAAGCTCAAGTCGGGCACCGCGGCCAATACATGCACCATGGTTAGCAAGCAATAACGGAGCATATGCATGATCTTCAAATTGGTCAAGGGAAAAGGGGGAATTATGAAAAGATGGAGAGGAATCGGAGGAAGGGGAGTTGGCAAAGGGAAAAACATTCTCATCGAAGATAACATCGCGACTAATATAGACACGATTGGTGGGAACATGAAGACATTTGTAGCCTTTGTGTAGGGAGCTATAACCTAAAAAGACACACTTTTTCGATCGGAATTGAAGCTTATGGGAATTGTAAGGGCGGAGATGTGGCCAGCAAGCACAACCAAATACCTTAAAAAAGGTGTAATCTGGTACCTCACCTAACAGACGCTCAAGAGGAGTTTGCATAGCAATAACACGAGAAGGCAAGCGATTAATGAGAAAGCAAGCCGTAGAAAAAGCATCATTCCAATAAGGAAAGGGGACCGAAGCATGTGCTAGCAAGGTGAGGCCGGTCTCAACTATATGGCGATGTTTACGTTCAGCAGTACCATTTTGTTGATGTGTGTGTGGACACGAGACACGGTGGAGAATACCAAGGTTCTGAAAGAAGGCGTCCAGCTTAACATACTCACCGCCCCAATCAGATTGGACACACAGAATTTTGTGTTTGAGAAGGCGTTCAACATGAGTTTGAAATTTGAGGAAAACATCAAAGACATCACGCTTGCGTTTGAGCAAATAAAGCCAAGTAAAACGACTATAAGCATCGATGAAGCTGACATAGTAATTATGACCACTAACAGAAGTTTGGGCAGGGCCCCATACATCCGAAAAAACAAGCTCAAGAGGAGCATGAGTTACAATATTGGAAATAGGAAAAGGCAGTTGATGACTTTTGCCTTGTTGGCAAGCATCACAAACCGCATCTAATTTATTAAACACGGATGGAAGTTCATTGCGACGCAAAACATGTTGGACGACTTGTGACGCGGGGTGACCTAGACGAGCATGCCACTGGGTAGAGGACGCCTTAAGAGTGCTGAAAACTTGTTTGATAAGCGGCACATCAAGAGAGTACAGGCCACCACGACAACGATCTCTAAGGAGTGTGACCCGAGAATCCAGATCCTTCACAAAAAGAGTGTTAGGATGGAACTCAACAAGAACATTATTATCTTTGGTGAGCTTATGAACGGATAACAGATTTTTGGTGACTTCAGGAACATGAAGGACATTTGTGAGATGAAGTGGTTTGAACGAAGGAGTGGGTAAAAGGGCTTGACCAACATGAAGAATGCACATACCTGAACCGTTGGCAGCGTGAACTTGCTCCTGTCCCTTGTATTGTTCCTTCATATGCATCttgtcaagctccgaagtgaggTGATCGGAGGCCCCCGTATCCATGTACCAGCTTGCATCAACAGGGTAGGAAGATGTCTGGCCTTGCGGTGCCTGATACACCACATTAGCCATGGCAAGTTAACGTTGTGTGTAGCGCCCATCATTGCCAACGCCGAGGAAGTTCTTGTCGAAGCATTTGAAGCATCGCGGCGCCACATGCCCCGCCTCATCACAAAGCTGGCAGATGGGGCGATTGCCAGTGTGGCGCCCAGCCGGAGCACCAGCCCCGCCAGATGTAGGCGGCTTCGAGTTGAAGTTGGACTTAGCCGGAGCAGACTTGTTGGAGCGATAGGGCGCCGGAGAAGCAGTGTTGGAGCAGTATTTGCCACCAAACTTGACTGCATTGGCCGAGTGAACATGGCCAATGTCAAGAGCACGACGACCCTCAAGACGCTGCTCGGTTGATAGGAGCCGAGCGTAGAGATCACGCAGGGGCATAGGAGTATCGCGCCCCAGCACCATCTCGACAAGGGAGTCATACTCCTCATCGAGGCCATTCAGCAGGTAGGAGGTAAATTCCTCCGGCCGAAGTGGTTGCCCAATGGACGTAAGAGTGTCCGAGAGGGCCTTGACCTGGTTGAAGAAGACGGCGGCCGAAGAGTCGCGCTTCCGCAACTCACCAAGCTGAGTCCGGATCTGCATAGACCGGGCAGTAGATTGAGATGCAAAACTGCTCTCAAGTGTAGTCCAAGCCTCCCTGGAAGTTGAGGCAAATAGGACCATGCCAAGGACCTCCACCGTCATGGAAGAAAGAACGGCGGATAGGATTGCTTGATCCTGTTGAATCCAGGCGCCATGCTGCGGATTAGGAGTGGGAGTGGGAGAACCGCCGTCAGGCGTGACAAGAATTGTGGCAGCAGGACAAGGATTGGTGCCATCAACATAGCCCATGAGAAGATTGCTACGCAGGAGAGGGACAACTTGTGCGCGCCAGAAGAGGTAGTTCTCAGATGTGAGTTTGATGGTGATGAGGTGACCGAAGTAAAATGGAGAGGACGACAAAGAGACGAGGGAGGGTGTCGCCGTGGAAACGAGCGCGCCGGTGGTGGAGCCGTCAGAAAGAGCAGCGGAAGACATTGCTGAAGGATCGAACAAAGCTGATACCATGTAAACAATAATAGAGTAGATTGATTTGAGGAGAAGATGCTCAATCACCAGACGTGGTGTGGCATCGTTTCTTTATATACTTCAAAACAGAATTAGTTGTAGATAGATTTACATATATACGTGGTACTCGGTTGGTTAGGAATAGATACAATCTAAACATTCCAAACTAACAATAGCATATTCTATCACTGGTAGTAGCCCAGCTGCACTCCTCATCCTACGCACGCACGCGTGTACCTGTCAACGACGACCAAGTCGTGGTGGCGTGTCGCTGCGTCCAGACCCAGCGAACGGACGAGCAAACAGCGTGCTGTGCCGCTGCATAGTTTTGCTGCTGCCGTCCCTGACCGAGACTTACTTGGGATCTTGTGAACATGCCAGCTGAACACTTTTGTTGCCTGGCCGATTGCCCCGGTTGACTATGAACAGCACGCGAAAGCAACACCTCGCGTCGCGCTCGCGTGAACCGTACGATGCCTGCCTCTTGAATCCGCGGCGCCAGGGATTTCCCACTCTTCTTTTCTAAACAAAGAAAGTACCACCGCTAAGGGAACAGAGGTTTTACCGGTCAACAAAAGCGCAACATTACGGAAAATAGAGGTTTTACGATTGGTGATCACGGTATTATTCTCTCGTTTGTTTTCCAATTTATATTAGAGTTTTGTTACCGGCCTTAAAAAATATAGACATCTCAACTAATCCCATTACTACTGATAGTGACACCTTCTCGACAAAGATAAGGGGACGTCATTCTCATGATCTTATTATAAGAAAAAAACAACAATATATCACGAGTGTAACCATATAATGATGATGTACCGTGACAGTATAAAACGTATAATGGTTGAGGTAATGAGTCCAAATCcatcttttattattttcatttcttataaaatattCTTAAGTTATGCAACACTTATTTTCTCAGAAAAATAGTAGTTGCTTTGTTTTTCAACTTTTACATGattgtaatatattttcatcGCAACTTAGCACGGTTCCTCAAATTTTGTTATTTTGCATTTTCAATAAGATGGTGATTCTCATGTAGCGTCTTCATTTGGGTGTCCCtataatttttctttctctctggtGGTTAATGCACCACAATAGTTAAGTAATATGCATCCTAATAATATTTTCCATATTGGATAAATGGATTTTGTTTGTTAGCACAGGGAAAAATGGAAAATACCAAATTGTGCAAACCAAAAGGGTAAAATGGGAAGAGCAAGAAAGAAACACAgctatttcttcttcatcttatGTCATATCCTTTTTCACCACCTTCACCTTGCTCTCTTGTCTCCACTCCTATCTCCATAAATAAAACGCAAGCAAGAAAACTACCCACCAACCCATATTTCTTTTTTCGTCTACCTAGAGTATATTTGGTTATCTGAATTCTCTCAATCTAACTTGGTGAATGCATATAATATCAATAAGAAGCATGTTTGATTATATGCATCTATTATTCTCGTCTGCATGAGCGGATACAAATATACAGTCACATCCTGACTGATGAGTGAAGCTCTCGTCCTGACTGAGCGGATGCAGGTCTCATCCTGACTGAGGTTCTGCATCTGCTCATGCAGGCGGTTTCACTTGTCattgtca
This genomic interval carries:
- the LOC133922580 gene encoding uncharacterized protein LOC133922580 isoform X1, producing MDPAAADQPCVIQALPAHSPSSNTLPPPPLVQALPALHSPAKDHPTASASAATPASSFSSPSRPPRRRPPQAHPSPPPGPTPPSPRRTRSGGAPEWTAAETLALVAEVAAVDDGWSRSVSAFQKWAMVAENLAASEAFASGSAKRRGQGNKRAAGECRRRWEALTTEYGAVRRWEVRTGGGYWEMGAAARRKAGLPAEFDAEVYGAMDALIRVEEALLADAAGGGAGGEEVEGLVGGGAGVEVGAEDSGDDREVGEDEVQENESAEEAEEEDKDDREEMQVDGANADASNDLEGSEMGANSKPEKSQNNAWELAHKLHENAQHIHTILSEEADRNAGQNHALAGSMPPDAMETTRQKADELIKSLGGLVSYLNQFTELIKETGFENVIGMS
- the LOC133922580 gene encoding uncharacterized protein LOC133922580 isoform X2, with protein sequence MDPAAADQPCVIQALPAHSPSSNTLPPPPLVQALPALHSPAKDHPTASASAATPASSFSSPSRPPRRRPPQAHPSPPPGPTPPSPRRTRSGGAPEWTAAETLALVAEVAAVDDGWSRSVSAFQKWAMVAENLAASEAFASGSAKRRGQGNKRAAGECRRRWEALTTEYGAVRRWEVRTGGGYWEMGAAARRKAGLPAEFDAEVYGAMDALIRVEEALLADAAGGGAGGEEVEGLVGGGAGVEVGAEDSGDDREVGEDEVQENESAEEAEEEDKDDREEMQVDGANADASNDLGSEMGANSKPEKSQNNAWELAHKLHENAQHIHTILSEEADRNAGQNHALAGSMPPDAMETTRQKADELIKSLGGLVSYLNQFTELIKETGFENVIGMS